TTGTAAATCTTCATGCGAGTTCGATTTAGGGTTCCTTTACCGGGGATTCGAAATCGATTTGGGGGTTTAGGGTTCTTAATCGATTTGGGGGTTTCGAGATAGAGTTGTAAATCGATTAGGGGTTTTCGTTTTATGGTTGTAAAGCGTCATGAGGGTTCGATTTAGGGTTCGTTTCAACATTTTGTTTCGTCATTATGTTCTAATCAATTTGGTTTTCTGGTTCAGATGGATCCCGCAGAAGAGAGAAGAGACACAAATAGGCAAAAGGACTACATCAACATGCTAGGATACGTTGCCGATTCGGAATACGGGATTCCGACAAGGTGTCCGTGTGGTGGGAGAATCATTGACGAGGTCTGGGGGAAGGAGGACTACGACACTCTTCCTGGCAAGCACTTCTTCACTTGCAAAAACTACCAGGTAAACAAGGCTGTTTGTTTATGTCAAAATTAATTATCAATTGGCTAATTTGTAATAATTATGTTGCACAAACTGATTCTGACTTGTGTTTATGTTGTAAACAAGGCTGATGGGTTCCATTATCGTCAGTCATGGGTGATTGGTGTCCAGGAGGAGATCGAACGCCTGACTAAGCGGGTGGAGGAGGCTGAGCAGGTGATCAACGGGGTGCCTAAGCTCAATAATCAGATTGAGACACTGGAGGTTAGTTAAGTATACTTTTGAGTCTCTCATATTTGTCCTCTATTATTAAGTCACTCACGCTTTAATTTGTGTTTACATGTGCATGCACAGGTTAAAATCCTCACTGTGCAGGTTGATAACCTCCATGTTCAGGTCACTGACATGGAGAAGATGGAATGGCTGAGTAAGCGGTTGGAGGAGGCTGAGGAGGTGATCAAGGGGGTGCCGGATCTCAATAAAAAGATTGAGACACTGGAGGTTAGTGAATCTCAATAACGTAGTTAATATTTGTAAAGTTAGGTACTTATTAAGTCACTAACACTGTTTGATTGTCGTTTCCATGTCCAAGCACATGTTGAATTCCGCATTGGCCAGGTTGATAACCTCACTGCTCATGTCGAAACCCTGGAGAAGCTCTGCTTCGAATGAAACCCAAAGGTACACTAAACCTGAACTAAACTGTGCGTGGACTAGTTCTTGTTCTTAGGCTAAAGCAAACTGAAGTTTTATGTTTTTTAAAAGTTATACTAAACTAAACTACAACTAGAACTAGTTCTTGTTCTTAAACTTAAGCGTAACTGAAGTACACTAAACTAAACTGAAGTAGAACTAAAAAACTTTCACTAAACCAAACTGAACTAGAACTAAGCTAAAGCAAACCCTTAAAAAGTTTCACTAAACTAAAATAGAACTAGAAGTACAACTTACGTTTTTTTTAAAGCTACACTAAAGTACACTCAACTAGAACTAGTTCTAGTTCGTAAGCTAAAGCAAACTGAACTAGAACTAAGCTAAAGCAAACCCTAAAAAAGTTTCACTAAACTGAAATAGAACTAGAAGTACAACTTACGTTTTTTAAAAAGCTACACTAAAGTACACTCAACTAGAACTAGTTGTAGTTTTTAAGCTAGAGCAAACTGAACTAGAACTTAATTTCCTTTGAAAAACTTGCATTAATTCTGTGTTGGTTGGTCGCTGTGATGAATGGTCGATTTGAAAAACTTAATTTCCTTTGAAAAAACTGATTTGATGTGTAATGAATGCTCTGTGTGAATGTTGTTGTGTAATTAACTATAATGAATGTTTGGTAGTTAGAGTTTGTTTAACTGTGTGAGCAAAAACTAGTTTAAAAAGATAGCAAAACCACATCTGAAAACGCAAACCAACTTAAAAACACCAACAAAGAAAAACCAAACTCAAAACAGAAACCAACTTAAGAACACCAACGAAACCAAAATGGATCCTTTTTCCCAGAACTCTCCCGAGTTTGTTAACCTATTAGCTTCACAGAGCAGTCAAACAATAGACTTAGAGTCTCCTGAGATTCCTAGGTTTAGTAGCCAGAGCTCTGAAGATCCTAAACCAGTGGAAAAGAGAAAGTGGACACCGAAAGAAGACATTATCCTCATCAGTGCTTGGTTGAATACCAGCAAGGATCCCATAGTGAGTAATGAACAGAAGACAGGAGCGTTTTGGAAGAGGATAGAGGAGTATTTCAATTCAAGCCCTCAGCTCAGTGGTTTACCTCCTAGAGAGGCAAGTCAATGTAAGCAGAAGTGTACATATATTCTTTTAAAAGTGATCAATAAATTTAACATTTCATCAAAAAAAAAATGTAAGCAGAGGGGGGGAAGAGGGAATGAGCAGGTGTGCAAGTTTGTGGGTTGCTATGAGGCGGCTGTCAAAGAGAAAGCTAGTGGCTAAAATGAGAATGATGTCATGAAGGCTGCCCATGACATCTTCTTAAATGACTACCAGATGAAGTTCAGCCTTGAACGTGCCTGGAAGGAACTACGGTTTGGCATATATAGCAGAAGCATAGGACTTCAAATTTACAATTATAAACCTCAAATGCTAAATTTCTAAAGACTATAACTGATTCAAAAACAA
The DNA window shown above is from Brassica oleracea var. oleracea cultivar TO1000 chromosome C3, BOL, whole genome shotgun sequence and carries:
- the LOC106330842 gene encoding glutathione S-transferase T3-like encodes the protein MDPFSQNSPEFVNLLASQSSQTIDLESPEIPRFSSQSSEDPKPVEKRKWTPKEDIILISAWLNTSKDPIVSNEQKTGAFWKRIEEYFNSSPQLSGLPPRERGGRGNEQVCKFVGCYEAAVKEKASG